The proteins below come from a single Micromonospora citrea genomic window:
- a CDS encoding WhiB family transcriptional regulator: protein MSLALAPLDVSVEMEANLPCRKFDPDLWFSDSPAELELAKSLCGDCPLRVECLAGAVERAEPWGVWGGEIFERGAVVPRKRPRGRPRKEDLARDAALRVEAEARLAASGLSESRNAVRLAA from the coding sequence ATGAGTCTGGCGTTGGCCCCGCTCGACGTGAGCGTCGAGATGGAGGCGAACCTGCCCTGCCGGAAGTTCGACCCCGACCTGTGGTTCTCCGACTCGCCCGCCGAGCTCGAGCTGGCCAAGTCGCTCTGCGGGGACTGCCCGCTGCGCGTCGAGTGCCTGGCCGGGGCGGTGGAGCGGGCCGAGCCCTGGGGCGTCTGGGGCGGCGAGATCTTCGAGCGTGGCGCGGTCGTCCCGCGCAAGCGGCCCCGTGGCCGTCCGCGCAAGGAGGACCTCGCCCGCGACGCGGCGCTCCGGGTCGAGGCCGAGGCGCGGCTGGCGGCCAGTGGGCTGTCCGAGTCGCGCAACGCGGTCCGGCTGGCGGCCTGA
- a CDS encoding ATP-dependent DNA helicase UvrD2, with protein sequence MVVHSASERVLAGLDPEQRSAVTAPAGPVCILAGAGTGKTRAVTSRIAHRALSGEISPRHVLAVTFTARAAAEMRSRLAVLGVPGVQARTFHAAALRQVRYFAPRLLEGRAMPELLDSKVRLVTLAAAKVGLRADRAAARDLAGEIEWAKSSLVEPGEYVVAAAKALRDTPHEPAKVADVFAAYERLKRSNGVIDFEDMLRAAVWGIEEHRDVAEQVRAQYRHFVVDEYQDVNPLQQRLLQAWLGGRDDLTVVGDASQTIYSFTGATSSYLVDFPRRHRGATVVRLVRDYRSTPQVVGLANAVISQARGAEARLRLELVGQRPPGPEPELRIFTDEPAEANAVAARCRALVEAGTPAKEIAVLFRTNAQSEAYEKALTEAQVPYVVQGAERFFERAEVRQAMVALRAATRSIPGETPLPAAVVEALAAVGWAPDAAPAGGAARERWEALAALVQLAEEYAATPEVLPIGPAAAVERPVTLADFNDELARRAAAQHVPTVDGVTLASLHSAKGLEWDAVFLVGLSEGTLPTTYARTAEQVEEERRLLYVGITRAREWLWLSYASARSPGGRARRPSRFLPQLDRSGGAERAGAGPGRRPERRRTQIVSCRICGATLLAGPDRKLGRCPTCPSDIDDELHERLREWRQRVAGGQRVPAYVVFTDATLVALAERRPARAEELIAIAGIGPRKLGLYGEAVLALVAGAAVDDVCPEKTFEISP encoded by the coding sequence GTGGTGGTTCACTCAGCGTCCGAGCGCGTGCTCGCCGGTCTGGATCCGGAGCAGCGGTCGGCGGTGACCGCCCCCGCCGGGCCGGTGTGCATCCTGGCCGGCGCCGGCACCGGCAAGACCCGGGCCGTCACCTCCCGCATCGCCCACCGGGCGCTCTCCGGGGAGATCTCCCCCCGGCACGTGCTCGCGGTCACCTTCACCGCCCGCGCCGCCGCCGAGATGCGAAGCCGCCTGGCGGTCCTCGGGGTGCCGGGGGTGCAGGCGCGGACGTTCCACGCCGCCGCGCTGCGCCAGGTGCGCTACTTCGCGCCCCGGCTGCTCGAGGGGCGGGCCATGCCCGAGCTGCTGGACAGCAAGGTCCGGCTGGTCACCCTCGCCGCGGCGAAGGTCGGTCTGCGCGCCGACCGGGCCGCCGCGCGGGACCTGGCCGGCGAGATCGAGTGGGCCAAGTCGTCGCTGGTGGAGCCCGGGGAGTACGTGGTGGCGGCGGCCAAGGCCCTGCGGGACACCCCGCACGAGCCGGCGAAGGTCGCCGACGTCTTCGCCGCGTACGAGCGGCTCAAGCGGTCCAACGGCGTGATCGACTTCGAGGACATGCTGCGCGCCGCCGTCTGGGGGATCGAGGAGCACCGGGACGTCGCCGAGCAGGTCCGCGCCCAGTACCGGCACTTCGTGGTCGACGAGTACCAGGACGTCAACCCGCTCCAGCAGCGGCTGCTCCAGGCGTGGTTGGGCGGCCGGGACGACCTGACCGTGGTCGGCGACGCCAGCCAGACGATCTACTCGTTCACCGGGGCCACCTCGTCCTACCTGGTCGACTTCCCGCGCCGGCACCGTGGGGCGACGGTCGTCCGGCTGGTCCGCGACTACCGCTCCACGCCGCAGGTCGTCGGGCTGGCCAACGCGGTGATCTCCCAGGCGCGGGGCGCCGAGGCGCGGCTGCGGCTGGAACTGGTCGGCCAGCGCCCGCCCGGCCCCGAGCCGGAGCTGCGGATCTTCACCGACGAGCCGGCGGAGGCCAACGCCGTCGCCGCCCGCTGCCGCGCCCTGGTCGAGGCGGGCACGCCGGCGAAGGAGATCGCCGTGCTGTTCCGCACCAACGCGCAGTCCGAGGCGTACGAGAAGGCGCTGACCGAGGCGCAGGTGCCGTACGTGGTGCAGGGGGCGGAGCGGTTCTTCGAGCGCGCCGAGGTCCGGCAGGCGATGGTCGCGCTGCGGGCCGCCACCCGCTCGATCCCGGGGGAGACGCCGCTGCCCGCCGCCGTCGTCGAGGCGCTCGCCGCGGTCGGCTGGGCCCCCGACGCCGCCCCGGCCGGCGGCGCCGCGCGTGAGCGGTGGGAGGCGCTCGCCGCGCTGGTCCAGCTCGCCGAGGAGTACGCGGCCACCCCGGAGGTGCTGCCGATCGGGCCGGCCGCCGCCGTCGAGCGCCCGGTCACCCTGGCCGACTTCAACGACGAGCTGGCCCGCCGGGCCGCCGCGCAGCACGTGCCGACCGTCGACGGGGTGACGCTGGCCTCCCTGCACTCGGCCAAGGGGCTGGAGTGGGACGCGGTCTTCCTGGTCGGCCTCTCCGAGGGCACCCTGCCCACCACGTACGCCAGGACCGCCGAACAGGTCGAGGAGGAGCGCCGGCTGCTCTACGTCGGCATCACCCGGGCGCGGGAGTGGCTCTGGCTGTCGTACGCCTCGGCGCGCTCGCCGGGCGGGCGGGCCCGGCGGCCGTCGCGGTTCCTGCCGCAACTCGACCGCTCGGGCGGGGCGGAGCGGGCCGGCGCCGGCCCGGGGCGGCGGCCGGAGCGCCGGCGGACCCAGATCGTGTCCTGCCGGATCTGCGGCGCCACCCTGCTCGCCGGGCCGGACCGCAAGCTCGGCCGCTGTCCCACCTGCCCCTCCGACATCGACGACGAGCTGCACGAACGGCTGCGCGAGTGGCGCCAGCGGGTGGCCGGCGGGCAGCGGGTTCCGGCCTATGTGGTCTTCACCGACGCCACGCTTGTCGCGCTGGCGGAGCGGCGTCCCGCGCGCGCCGAGGAGCTGATCGCGATCGCCGGCATCGGGCCCCGCAAGCTCGGCCTGTACGGGGAGGCGGTGCTGGCGCTCGTGGCGGGCGCGGCGGTCGACGACGTCTGCCCGGAGAAAACTTTCGAAATCTCGCCGTAA
- a CDS encoding PqqD family protein, which produces MRPAPLPRPTLLPGITRLWRDRHTLQLGVEPGRAVLLEVADPRAARLLDLIDGTRSERLVLEHAVAAEVAPDEARILLDALRAAGLVVPAHTLLPRDLASPFRARLAAEAGALALAAARLPGTPAQVLRRRLAARVVVAGAGPLGAQVALALAQAGVGHVHPDLAGPVRPADLAGTGIPAAAIGRPLAEAVRDALDRAAPGAGTGPLRRGRVDLVIQLGTDRPAALLAAGHARRRQPHLLVGLREGVPVVGPLVRPPAGPCLNCLDLHRTDLDPDWPALAAQLAAGGAEQACATATLLAAGAYAAAEGLAQLDGGSPETLGCAVEIAGPGRFRRRVWPPHPACGCSRGRR; this is translated from the coding sequence ATGCGCCCTGCCCCACTGCCCCGTCCCACGCTGCTGCCCGGCATCACCCGCCTCTGGCGGGACCGGCACACCCTCCAGCTCGGCGTCGAGCCTGGTCGCGCCGTGCTGCTGGAGGTCGCCGACCCCCGGGCGGCCCGGCTGCTCGACCTGATCGACGGCACCCGCAGCGAGCGGCTGGTGCTGGAGCACGCCGTCGCCGCCGAGGTGGCACCCGACGAGGCCCGCATCCTGCTCGACGCGCTGCGCGCCGCCGGCCTGGTCGTACCCGCGCACACGCTGCTGCCGAGGGACCTGGCCAGCCCGTTCCGGGCCCGGCTCGCCGCGGAGGCCGGGGCGCTGGCGCTGGCCGCCGCCCGGCTGCCCGGCACGCCCGCCCAGGTGCTGCGTCGCCGGCTGGCCGCCCGGGTGGTGGTCGCCGGCGCCGGGCCCCTCGGCGCCCAGGTCGCCCTGGCGCTGGCCCAGGCCGGCGTCGGGCACGTGCACCCCGACCTGGCCGGTCCGGTCCGCCCGGCCGACCTGGCCGGCACCGGGATCCCCGCCGCCGCGATCGGGCGTCCGCTCGCCGAGGCGGTACGCGACGCCCTCGATCGCGCCGCCCCGGGCGCGGGCACGGGTCCGCTGCGGCGCGGCCGGGTCGACCTGGTGATCCAGCTCGGCACGGACCGACCGGCCGCCCTGCTCGCCGCCGGTCACGCCCGACGCCGCCAGCCGCACCTGCTGGTCGGCCTGCGGGAGGGCGTGCCCGTGGTCGGCCCGCTCGTCCGACCGCCGGCCGGCCCCTGCCTGAACTGCCTGGACCTGCACCGGACCGACCTCGACCCGGACTGGCCGGCGCTGGCCGCCCAGCTCGCCGCCGGCGGCGCGGAGCAGGCGTGCGCCACCGCGACGCTCCTCGCGGCGGGGGCGTACGCGGCGGCGGAGGGGCTCGCCCAGCTCGACGGGGGCAGCCCGGAGACCCTCGGCTGTGCGGTGGAGATCGCCGGCCCCGGCCGGTTCCGCCGCCGGGTCTGGCCTCCCCACCCGGCCTGCGGATGCTCCCGGGGCCGCCGGTGA
- a CDS encoding M48 family metallopeptidase, giving the protein MAGARKPVVEVRRSQRRRRTVSAYRDGERVVVLIPDQFSRAEESEWVDRMLARLAAREGRLARSDAELLARATRLIKLYLAEHGTQAVPTSIRWVTNQNGRWGSCTPADGTIRISHRVQDMPDWVIDYVLLHELAHLIVPSHNDRFWALVARYPKTERARGYLEGVAAAAGAPLTD; this is encoded by the coding sequence ATGGCAGGGGCGCGCAAGCCGGTCGTCGAAGTACGGCGCAGCCAGCGCCGGCGACGGACGGTGTCCGCGTACCGCGACGGTGAGCGGGTGGTCGTCCTCATTCCGGACCAGTTCTCCCGGGCCGAGGAGAGCGAGTGGGTCGACCGGATGCTCGCCCGGCTGGCCGCCCGGGAGGGGCGCCTCGCCCGGTCCGACGCCGAACTGCTCGCCCGGGCCACCCGGCTGATCAAGCTCTACCTCGCCGAGCACGGGACGCAGGCCGTGCCGACGAGCATCCGCTGGGTCACCAACCAGAACGGCCGGTGGGGATCCTGCACCCCGGCCGACGGCACGATCCGCATCTCGCACCGGGTGCAGGACATGCCCGACTGGGTGATCGACTACGTGCTCCTGCACGAACTCGCGCACCTCATCGTGCCCAGCCACAACGACCGGTTCTGGGCGCTCGTCGCGCGCTACCCGAAGACCGAGCGGGCGCGCGGCTACCTGGAGGGCGTCGCCGCGGCCGCCGGCGCCCCGCTGACGGACTGA
- a CDS encoding DUF5679 domain-containing protein, whose product MADQAQTYNGYCVKCKEKRDFEGRVEVSKTGMNMAKGKCPVCGTTVNRILGKAKV is encoded by the coding sequence GTGGCCGACCAGGCCCAGACCTACAACGGTTACTGCGTCAAGTGCAAGGAGAAGCGGGACTTCGAGGGGCGCGTCGAGGTCTCGAAGACCGGGATGAACATGGCCAAGGGCAAGTGTCCGGTGTGCGGGACAACAGTGAACCGCATCCTGGGCAAGGCCAAGGTCTGA
- a CDS encoding mycoredoxin: MLTMYSTPWCGYCHRLKSQLDREGIGYEVVDIEQDPKAAEFVMSVNGGNQTVPTLRFADGSALTNPSITQVKQHLASLAA, translated from the coding sequence ATGCTGACGATGTATTCCACCCCCTGGTGCGGCTACTGCCACCGGCTGAAGTCGCAGCTCGACCGCGAGGGCATCGGGTACGAGGTGGTCGACATCGAGCAGGACCCGAAGGCCGCCGAGTTCGTGATGAGCGTCAACGGCGGCAACCAGACCGTCCCGACGCTGCGCTTCGCCGACGGCAGCGCCCTCACCAACCCGTCGATCACGCAGGTCAAGCAGCACCTCGCCAGCCTCGCCGCCTGA
- a CDS encoding MFS transporter produces MRTVLRRPDFRLLFGGLLASMAAESILLLALAIWVKDLTGSDGLAGATIFAVIAPMTLAPLVGWLVDRYPRRPFFVTANLVTAALLTPLFAVRDRTDVWIIYAVAALYGLSYITLSAVLSGLIRQIVPLDLLAEANGVLQTVRQGLRLIGPLAGAGLYAAVGGWMLAAIGMVGFLSAAAVVGALRTTDARPPGPGLRWPAEVGAGLRHLAGEPALRRALLGYGLGSLAMGFTESLIFAYVDRGLGRDAAFVGVLVTVQGIGGLIGGLLSPAVVRRAGEVGTLAAGVAFFGPASLALAYPSLWLGFVAVLLAGVSLPLTMVGLHTLIQRRTPAGLLGRVAAASEAVVSGPQALSIGAGALLVGVLDYRVLFGLIGVATLLAGGYLWHGRALSRPPAGAAPARRIPATRPSAPAAPVPAPRRPADDGVVAATRRRHGR; encoded by the coding sequence ATGCGCACCGTCCTGCGCCGCCCGGATTTCCGCCTGCTCTTCGGCGGTCTGCTCGCCAGCATGGCCGCCGAGTCGATCCTGCTGCTCGCCCTCGCCATCTGGGTGAAGGACCTGACCGGGTCGGACGGGCTGGCCGGCGCCACCATCTTCGCCGTCATCGCGCCGATGACGCTGGCCCCGCTGGTCGGGTGGCTCGTCGACCGCTACCCGCGCCGCCCGTTCTTCGTGACGGCCAACCTGGTCACGGCGGCGCTGCTCACCCCGCTGTTCGCCGTCCGGGACCGCACCGACGTGTGGATCATCTACGCGGTGGCGGCGCTGTACGGCCTGTCGTACATCACGCTCAGCGCCGTGCTCAGCGGCCTGATCCGGCAGATCGTGCCGCTCGACCTGCTGGCCGAGGCGAACGGCGTGCTGCAGACCGTACGCCAGGGGCTGCGGCTGATCGGCCCGCTGGCCGGCGCCGGCCTCTACGCCGCCGTGGGCGGATGGATGCTCGCCGCGATCGGGATGGTGGGCTTCCTGTCGGCGGCCGCCGTGGTCGGGGCGCTGCGCACGACGGACGCCCGGCCGCCCGGGCCGGGGCTGCGCTGGCCCGCCGAGGTGGGCGCCGGGCTGCGGCACCTGGCCGGGGAGCCGGCGCTGCGCCGGGCGCTGCTGGGCTACGGGCTGGGCTCGCTGGCGATGGGCTTCACCGAGTCGCTGATCTTCGCCTACGTCGACCGGGGGCTGGGCCGGGACGCCGCGTTCGTCGGCGTGCTGGTCACCGTGCAGGGCATCGGCGGGCTGATCGGCGGCCTGCTCTCCCCGGCGGTGGTGCGCCGGGCCGGCGAGGTGGGCACGCTCGCCGCCGGGGTGGCGTTCTTCGGGCCGGCGTCGCTGGCGCTGGCGTACCCCAGTCTCTGGCTCGGCTTCGTCGCGGTGCTGCTGGCCGGGGTGTCGCTGCCGCTGACCATGGTCGGGCTGCACACGCTCATCCAGCGGCGCACCCCGGCCGGCCTGCTCGGGCGGGTCGCCGCGGCGTCGGAGGCCGTGGTGAGCGGTCCGCAGGCGCTCTCCATCGGCGCCGGTGCGCTGCTGGTCGGGGTGCTGGACTACCGCGTGCTCTTCGGCCTGATCGGCGTGGCCACCCTGCTCGCCGGCGGCTACCTCTGGCACGGCCGCGCCCTCAGCCGGCCCCCGGCGGGCGCCGCCCCCGCCCGCCGGATCCCCGCCACCCGGCCGTCGGCCCCCGCCGCCCCCGTCCCGGCCCCGCGCCGCCCCGCCGACGACGGGGTCGTGGCCGCGACACGCCGGCGACACGGGCGGTGA
- a CDS encoding ABC1 kinase family protein → MTDIPRRAVSRTAKLAALPLGFAGRTVLGMGKRVTGLASDVISAEIQQRTAEQLFSVLGQLKGGAMKFGQALSVFEAALPEEIAAPYRQALTKLQEAAPPLPAASVHKVLAEQLGPDWRDRFVEFDDTPAAAASIGQVHRAVWREPGYEASGAPRTRDVAVKIQYPGAGDALLADLKQLSRLGGMFRAIQPGLDVKPLLTELRERITEELDYELEAESQRAFAAAYADDPEIYIPAVVSASPRVLVTEWVEGTPLADIIREGTEKQRDEAGRLMAILHLSAPQRAGLLHADPHPGNFRLLADGRLGVIDFGAVARMPEGTPEPIGRIAGLALRGDADEVVAGLRAEGFIGAAEEIDAQAVLDFLRPMLEPIAAEEFRFTRAWLRAEATRLASPRSPAYQLSRQLNLPPSYLLIHRVTLGSIGVLCQLEAKAPYRGILERWLPGFAPVS, encoded by the coding sequence GTGACCGACATCCCGCGCCGGGCCGTGTCCCGGACCGCCAAGCTCGCCGCTCTGCCGCTCGGCTTCGCCGGTCGGACCGTCCTCGGCATGGGTAAGCGCGTCACCGGGCTCGCCTCCGACGTGATCTCCGCAGAGATCCAGCAGCGCACCGCCGAGCAGCTCTTCAGCGTGCTGGGGCAGCTCAAGGGCGGTGCGATGAAGTTCGGTCAGGCGTTGTCGGTCTTCGAGGCCGCCCTGCCCGAGGAGATCGCCGCCCCATACCGCCAGGCGCTGACCAAGCTCCAGGAGGCCGCGCCACCGCTGCCGGCGGCCAGCGTGCACAAGGTGCTCGCCGAGCAGCTCGGCCCGGACTGGCGGGACCGGTTCGTGGAGTTCGACGACACTCCCGCCGCCGCGGCCAGCATCGGCCAGGTGCACCGCGCGGTGTGGCGGGAGCCGGGCTACGAGGCCTCGGGCGCGCCGAGGACCCGCGACGTCGCCGTCAAGATCCAGTATCCGGGCGCGGGCGACGCCCTGCTCGCCGACCTCAAGCAGCTCTCCCGGCTCGGTGGGATGTTCCGGGCGATCCAGCCCGGGCTGGACGTCAAGCCGCTCCTGACCGAGCTGCGGGAACGGATCACCGAGGAGCTCGACTACGAGCTGGAGGCCGAGTCGCAGCGTGCCTTCGCCGCCGCGTACGCCGACGACCCGGAGATCTACATCCCGGCGGTGGTCTCGGCGTCGCCCCGGGTCCTGGTCACCGAGTGGGTCGAGGGCACCCCGCTGGCGGACATCATCCGCGAGGGCACGGAGAAGCAGCGCGACGAGGCCGGCCGCCTGATGGCCATCCTGCACCTGTCCGCGCCGCAGCGGGCCGGGCTGCTGCACGCCGACCCGCACCCGGGCAACTTCCGGTTGCTGGCGGACGGCCGGCTCGGCGTGATCGACTTCGGCGCGGTGGCCCGGATGCCGGAGGGCACGCCCGAGCCGATCGGCCGCATCGCCGGGCTGGCGCTGCGGGGCGACGCCGACGAGGTGGTGGCGGGCCTGCGGGCGGAGGGGTTCATCGGCGCCGCCGAGGAGATCGACGCCCAGGCGGTGCTCGACTTCCTCCGGCCGATGCTGGAGCCGATCGCCGCCGAGGAGTTCCGCTTCACCCGGGCGTGGCTGCGCGCCGAGGCGACCCGGCTGGCCAGCCCACGCTCCCCCGCGTACCAGCTGAGCCGGCAGCTCAACCTGCCGCCGTCGTACCTGCTCATCCACCGGGTGACGCTCGGGTCGATCGGCGTGCTCTGCCAACTGGAGGCGAAGGCGCCCTACCGAGGCATCCTGGAGCGCTGGCTGCCCGGCTTCGCCCCGGTCTCCTGA